ATAATAAGGGTTTAGATTGTGATCAattcattgcatgcttgattaattGATGGAAATTGTGTTCTATAATGATCTTGTTTGCCCTTGGTTTTTGATACATGTTAGGGATTTTTTTGATGAATTAGGATGCAAAAATGGAAGTTGTAACCCCAAAATTTGTGTTCTTCTATTTTCTGGTAttgtgatctaaatatttttcttcttctaatgTATACAACCTATGAAGCTTAATTCTGCAAGACCTTCACTCACTCTAGAATGTCCACCTACTCATATTCAAAATATTATCCAAGCCTCAACTTTGCAACGATGTTTACTCAATCTTACCAGTATTTTTTCCAAGCTCTTGGTCTATTTGAAAGAACAGAAACTCTCAACTTCGTCTGTAACAATCTTCACTCAGTTATACTAAAGTCTTCAATGGACAAGAAATTATTTCTCTTTTAATATGAAGACACATCCCTATTAAAAGAAGGACAGATGTTTAATAAACATCTCCGgcgaaatttgaaggtggaatgGAGGAGGTGCAAGGAAGGGGGTGGGAGTGATAATGTTGAAAATTGCTCCGCTCTATTGCCATACCTAACTAATTTGGCTAGTAAAGCCCATAACTAATATGaaaactaaaaataaagaatgtgtAAAAAGCATGtgtttatttatgtttaatttatcaTTTTCCTAACCACAACAACCAAGTCGTATATCATTAAGTGGACTCGGCTACATGAATCAACTTTTGTCATGATGTTCTATACAAGACCATGTTCCTATCCAAATAGTTAATCTCAAAatatttcttaataacttctcttatagttttgcTAGGTCTACATCTACCTCTATCACTAATTGTTTGACGTCTCTTCATCCGACCTACTTTCCTTAATATGGAATCTATAAATATTCTCCTGGCTTGCATAAACCACCcaagtctattttccaccataTTTTTTACTATACGTGCTACCCTAACACACTCTAATATTATCACTTCTAATATTATCGTGTTTAGTCTTACCACACATTCAACATAACATTCTCGTATATGCTACACATACTTTATTCTCGTGTTCATTTTTAACTGTCATACATTTTATGTTGTACAACATTGTAGATGTTACCAccttcaaataaaattttatctTCAGCTTGAGTGGTACATTTGAGTCATATAAAACCCTTGAAGTCGTCCCTCATTTCACCCACTAAGCTTGAATTTGTTTACATCTCCTTCTATTTCTCCATCGGTTTTAATTATGGACCCTGGATATTTAAACCATATGACTTGTGGGATGAATGGTCTCAAACTTTCACTTCTATGTTAGAAATGTTTCTCCCTTTGTTAAACTTACATTCCATATAATTTGTCTTACTTTTACTTAGGCGGAAGTCATGTGTTTCTTAAACTCGTCTCCAAACTCGAATTTAAGTTCTTCTTCGACTCTCCGAATAAGATTATATCATCTAAAAAAACATGCATCTCGATGCTAACTCTTAGTTGTGTTCAGTGAATACatctaaaatcaaaataaaaaggtGGCCGATTACGGTTGAACCTTGACGCAAACCTGTTTTAATGGGAAAATCGTCTATCTCTCTACCATGTGGCTGCACACTAGTCAATACCCCTTCTTACCTATCTTCATAATATCACTTAAAAGAATTTAAGTAAAAAATATTACTTGATAATATTTTCTTAACTTATCATACAACTTCAATACCTTATGTGAAGACATCAAATTTAGAATGggaactttcaaaaaaaaaaaatagtggaACAATTGCGCTCGACAAAGAAACACCGCCATAACATGTTTTTCTCCTAATCATTTTGGCCCTGTTAATTGTTAATTAATGCTGCTAAAGTTTCCTTATTTTCAGACAAAAACTTGCATTCCAACTCCATTATAGTCATTTCACAAAGCTCTTGACTCATCACTAAAAAGAGGGACTTCAATTGCTAAGTTTTCATCTAACTTACAAaatcaattcattcaaaatcaatttttatacCGCAGAACCAAACACATACTTAAAACGGCATCTGTTACTGAttttattgacaactctaaccaTAAAATATCCAATTTTTTGGTTTATGCCTTTATGTACTCATTTTGCTTTCCAGCAAGATAAGACTCTGACCAGTAACTACCAACCCAAAAGAAAAATGAAACCAAACCACCAAACAAtaactatttattattattattattattagttgtaAAAAAGGATGTAATTGATTAGATTCCACCTTTCTAGGAAGTTTGTTTATTGGATTCCTTATTCAATCAAACACCATCCTCCAACTTGTGCAAAATCTTCAATGTCCAACAACATTGTATCAAAAGGGAACTGTGTCAGAATAATAACCATATTTCCCTTACAACCAAAAAGAGacacaaaattttcatttttttttccttttccaaaagcCAAAGACATGAAATAATTCAACTTCCTATTTTTTTCTGATAAATCAATCACTCGATTATTCGTCGCTGCACACAAACGTTACACGAAACAATCATCTCTCTCGGTATACCTTTCTGCAGATGAACAAATCACAGATCAGCAACTCCACTCAACTTCTTATGTCAAGTGAAATTTTTGTCCTGCTGAAAAAACTGCACCAAATCAAATTTCGGCTTTGATATGATAATGCTATAAACTCCACAATTTACCAAGACATAAACCAACCACCTCTTGTTTTATCGTTTGAACTTTGTCGGTGATTCGACAAATGGTAACAGTCTGAACAATGGTCGGGGAATATACGTTCCTTGAGCGGCTCACAAGCTTCCGGTGAAACCGTGTCAGAGTAGCCTCTAACATTAGAGCAGTTCCATGGATAGTTTGAGCTTACATTAAGGATGACGTTTGATAAGCAGATATCGACGAAATTGTCGCCTTCTATACCTTCTATGAGACCCGCTTTTTTAATATTGTCTCCTTTCACGTCCTCGATTGTGATCTTTTCGATTACCGGTAGAGCGTTTGGGTTATAACCATCGTCTGGATGGTCGCCGTATAAACCGGTGAACCTAATAGCGATATCAACATTGGCCAATGTCATGTTGGAGACATAGATGTTTCTAACATAACCACCTCTGCCAGGTGAAGTCTTTATTCTGATTGCTGTATATGAATCGTAAAAGCGAATATCTTGAGCATGAACGTTTGATACACCGCCCGACATCTCACTTCCGATAGCAATTCCTGCGCTTACTTGAGTTTTCCCGACAAGTCTGTGGATGATAATGTTTGTGCTGGGCCGACCAAACGCAATTCCATACTCATCCCACCCACTTTTGATGGCAATCAGATCATCGCCAGTACTTATATAACAGTCTTCGATGCATACATCATCGGAAGAGTCTGCACACATTTTGAAAATTGTCAATTACTCATATCATAACATTCTAGTCTAAAGGAGAAACCATTTTGTTTTCATTGTTGACCGATATTTCAGTAATAGGATGAAAGTTTACCTGGATCAATCCCATCAGTGTTTGGTGAGTCAAGAGGAGCAAGAATCGTAACATTCTGCACTGTAACTTGGCTGCAATAAACCGGATGAATAGTCCAAAACGGAGAATTCAAGAAGGTTAAGTTTGAAATGAGAATCCCGGTCGAATTCATCAATTCTACCAAATGAGGACGCGTATAATCCAGAGTTTTGTTCCTAAACTTGCTCCACCAGATACTTCCTTGACCATCGATAATCCCCTCGTTACCTTCATCAACACAATAATATCATCAATAAACCAACATATGCAGAGAAAACAATTATTTGTTCAATTTGAACATCACTAACCTGTTATGATAACATCGGTTAAATTGTTTCCATAGATGAGGCTCCTATGCCTTGCACCCGGCAACTCCCGTCCTCGTCCATAAGACGGTAAAGGATCAACAACCGGCCAATCCTCAGAGTTctgtaacaaaaataaatatcataatcgAATCGAGAGTGAAGACCGCAAGATACGAGAAGATTAGACTAACAAGTTTTTAGAACTTACCATATAGATTACCAACACATCAATTTTTGAAAATCAGTAAACAATCCTTTTATAGCAAATCAAACCATATCTTAGAAATTACCTATATATAGCTATCAACTAAAATTATGCTGAAATTGAAAATGACATTCCAAATTATTAACAAAGAGTGGTTGATTACCGTTGATCCAAGAATAATCGCATCCTTATCCAACCACAAAGTTAGGTGGCTAATGAGATCAAAACTACCGGTTAACCACCGACCAGCAGGAACAAAAAGCTTAGCTCCCCCTTTGTCTGAGAAAGAATTTAGGTAGAAAATCGCATTCTGAAACGCTTTGGTATTGAGAGTAATCCCATCTCCAACAGCACCGAATTCAGTAATACTGACACTATGAGGCCTAACTTTGTCCAAATTTGTCTCTTTGCAAAGTGTGTTGCTCCACACTTTCCATGAGCTACAACACAACAATGCAAGTACCAGAAACACATCCAAAACCTGCAAAACCATAAAAATTGACCATCAGTGAATAAACCACAACACAATCACTAGCAGCATTAGCAGCTTCCCGATTTCGGATTCTATCAATTTTACTAAGCCAACAACAACAATTTGTTTCTCGTTCTTCAATTCAAACAGTAactcaaaaaacaacaaaaactccgAAACTCGAGTAGGATCTGGAGATAGGTAAACACAATTCAAGTTCAAGAAGTTGAAAAGCCACTCAGATCAGTTACATTATCACAAAAAACAATCAAAATTGAAAAACCAATCAACCTATTTTTTGCTGTTCTCAAATCAGCATAAACAATGAACTCAAATCATGATAAAAATCAACAACTACATAATCAAAGTAGTAACTGTTCTTGATCTGCATAAACTaaaacaacaaaaacagttaCAGATCTTACTTAATTACTCGATTAATCAACAACATTGAAACCGAAAGAGAAGTTTTACTTACAGTTACAGATGAAAGTCTCCTCATATGAAAGAGATCCGATTTCGCCTTTCGAATTGAAAAATCTTTGAAGTAATGAAAAAGACAAGaaatttgaagaagatgaagaagagggtTTAGTGAACTAGATAAAAATGTTgaggaagaaagaagaagaagaagaatgatgATATTGAAAGAGTGGGTGAATTGATGATAGAAGAGTAAGCAGAGCAGCACTCAAAATCATTGATAGAGACTGTAGTTGctaacaaaaacataaacaagAGTAGGACCCgttgaattgaaattgaaattgaaaattgttTCTCTCTCTAAAGAGTGAAGAGAGAGAAAGTGTAACTGAAAATTAGTAGTACTGTTGTTATGAAGAAGAAAGTGAAAGTGAGGAAGTTGTTGTGAGTGTTGGAATTGGAATATGAAATGTTATGAATCTTTGTTTGTTGTTAAAGTGGAGACAGTGATTTCCAACAAGGAAACAGAAAACTAGGTTGAGGTTTTGTTCATGAAATTGAGGTTTGCATggttttgatgttgttgtttgtgAATGATGTTTCACTTCTTCAAAAccccaattttttttttctatagtTCGTAAGCTCCGTCAATCATAACTCATAAGTTatcactttttttattttttttattttttttattttatttttttttacttttaactaCTCCTACTtcatactactactactactactaaaaGTCTACAAGTATGTATTTACTAGTAATGTTGTAGTAATCATTAGTTCTTTGTTTTTCCTATATTAAGTCAACATAATAATATAACATTATCAAGTTGTTAAATATGGAGTATTTTTCCTTAACAATataaatttcatttcatttttcaaattggTTAAAGTTTACTAAAATTATGTTTTGTACTAACATTTTACAACGGtctcatttgaatttttttttaatgaagaaATCAAATTGTTAACATAATTGACATTTTATAAATCATATGTCACATAAGTTAGAGGTTTATATTTGATAATTAGGGATGATAATTTTATTCACTATCGGAAACTTATTAAAGGAATTTGATAATTGTAAATACTATAGTGTAATTTGCAACTGAGAGTTAGTAGTGTCGacacattatttaaaaaaatgaaggttaaatattttataaatgagaTGATCCACCGATTTCTTGTATTGAAAGTCGTCCCAATAATGTGGTGATCAGGCAGTGTGTCCCCACAACGGAACTACAAATGTATTTAGATAAATTTATGCAAATGTGACTTGTTACTCCCACTTCACTTAAAGTGGAGGTTGAGCTATTCATCTcctcttatatatatatttatatatatatatatatatatatatatatataaaataaaataaattatttttaagctATTATCTATTTTAAGAcaagtgtttatttatttttaaatttaacagtaaaatttttgaattttttaatatagctaaaaactttaataaaaaggaaaaagtAAAAATGTCTCATGATATTTTGAATAAACTATATGAATAAATCTTTACTATATCTAAATTATCTAatctaaatattataaataatttttaaactaaAAGCATATGAAAttcttatatttaatttttaaagtatatgaaattcttaaatttattttttaaaatatgaaaattcaTCAATTAAATCTTTAATAGCTTAATAACTGATATTAAATTGATATATTGTAtatactttaatttttttattaaattagtcaTTGATGAGGTCATAAATATTTCATAACTATGTataacattcaaacaaaacaaaattgtgATGTTTCTTTTTCATTACAGGTTGGTAAGTAAGAATAGAAATGAAGAGAGAAGATGATAGTAAAATGTGGCAAGATGAAAGGGGAAAATGGGACGGAGACAATTGAATTTTTATAGCCTAAGAAAGCAAAACCTGTATTCATGTCTGTCACTCTAAGCTTCCTATTATTTTGTCAATGTCAGCCTAGACCTACTCAAACGTCGTCGTACAGCAGCTGTCATTTTATCCCTTTCCTCCTTAAATCTCTCTAGTATTCACATCAAACTTAACTTACTAtgctaatttaaaataaaaattatctatttaatatttttaaatatattaaaaaaatgtgctTTGTGACGTGATTGGACCGAAAGAACTTAGTCGTTTATATATTATTGGCCAACATCATGGAAAATGAAATAGTTGATGGTTTCCCAATCCTAGGAATGTGCTGTGTGAAGAAATAATAaccttaaaaagtaaaattttGGAGTGAAGCAATATTAATTTCTTCAATAATGTTATTAAACATAAATATTGATAGTTTCTTTATTTACATAATACAgtgaaaatgaatgaaaaaaatagGAGAGCATGGTGTATGGTGTTAGAAGAGACAAGATTAGAGACAGAAAGTTTAGTCATAAATTTTGTGGGATGTGAAAAGTGAATGTTTCCAAAGTCAGGTATCCTATGCTAGATATACCAACGGTAAATAAGGTGATAGAACTATTACTATGATATAGCATAGGGATGAACGAATTCATATACATATGGTTTtgtataaaaaaacataaaaaagacAACACTTGTTTCAAATTCTCTCAATATTTTGCCAACACTTGTTTCATATTCTCTTAATATTTTGATTTAGAATAGCCAATCTGCacttgtttttttctcttttaatgttcattgtttttttttttgtgattaaaTGTAATATTGTTTGGTTGGTCGCTTTGGTGTCATGTTTTTTGATTTTATGTTTTGTTGCGGACCACAACTTGCGCTGTGCATGTTTATTTTGAAGGTTGATTTTGAATTATTATAGATTTAATTAATGATTTAGgcatcaatttattttatttactggAATATCAACTAACTAATATGTTGTAAATGTATAGTATATATTCTGAAATAAAATTACTAGAACTTGATTTTGATTAGTAGAGGTAGGAATAGATCAAGCCAACTAAAGGGTCAACTTTTCTTTTATAGAAAAGACTTAGGTTTTTTATAAacctatttaattaaaaagaCTAGACTTCAAAActataaaaaacaaatttaagtTTTTAAGTCTATCATATTGTTTTTAAGTTTTTAAGTCTATCATATTGGTTTAaccaatataaataattttactattattattattattattattatgatcatCTATATTGTACTTTAAATTATAGTACAAAATAAAACTTAGTTATCTGGAATAACTTATACAAATAGACTGAAAATTCATAATAAACAGTGTCATAAATTATTTCATAAGTTTTTTAACCAAATAGACTTTAGATTTTAGTATCACTGATTTTTTATTCTCTCTGTtcttttttaagtgtcatttttaaaagaaaaatatgttcATTTTTAAGTGTCAGcttcaaatttcaaaataataatgattgttattttgtcaaaattatCCCTTGTCATTTATTATAGAGAAAgaaaaaagtcaaataaaataataaaaagttgaGAGTATTGTAGAAAAAAAGATAATTATTGTTTAAAAAGTAACAACAATTAGTATTCTTGGTATGtataaaaagtttaaaaatgacAATTAAAAAGAAATTGGGGGAGTAGTCTTTGAGTGTATATAAATATTAGTTGAATTGCTTGTTTATATATGTTCAAATGAAATATGATTTTGGGTAGGCTAATCAGACCTTCAGAAAGACTAGTATCAGGCCTAAAAAAAGTCTATGATAGGTTACAGGTCAAACTTGGGCTTTGATATTTTTCATAGCCAGGCTTAAGTTTGGCAACGTCTATCTCGGCTCGGCCTATTC
This sequence is a window from Vicia villosa cultivar HV-30 ecotype Madison, WI unplaced genomic scaffold, Vvil1.0 ctg.000037F_1_1_3, whole genome shotgun sequence. Protein-coding genes within it:
- the LOC131622689 gene encoding probable polygalacturonase isoform X3, translated to MRRLSSVTVLDVFLVLALLCCSSWKVWSNTLCKETNLDKVRPHSVSITEFGAVGDGITLNTKAFQNAIFYLNSFSDKGGAKLFVPAGRWLTGSFDLISHLTLWLDKDAIILGSTNSEDWPVVDPLPSYGRGRELPGARHRSLIYGNNLTDVIITGNEGIIDGQGSIWWSKFRNKTLDYTRPHLVELMNSTGILISNLTFLNSPFWTIHPVYCSQVTVQNVTILAPLDSPNTDGIDPDSSDDVCIEDCYISTGDDLIAIKSGWDEYGIAFGRPSTNIIIHRLVGKTQVSAGIAIGSEMSGGVSNVHAQDIRFYDSYTAIRIKTSPGRGGYVRNIYVSNMTLANVDIAIRFTGLYGDHPDDGYNPNALPVIEKITIEDVKGDNIKKAGLIEGIEGDNFVDICLSNVILNVSSNYPWNCSNVRGYSDTVSPEACEPLKERIFPDHCSDCYHLSNHRQSSNDKTRGQKFHLT
- the LOC131622689 gene encoding probable polygalacturonase isoform X1 yields the protein MRRLSSVTVLDVFLVLALLCCSSWKVWSNTLCKETNLDKVRPHSVSITEFGAVGDGITLNTKAFQNAIFYLNSFSDKGGAKLFVPAGRWLTGSFDLISHLTLWLDKDAIILGSTNSEDWPVVDPLPSYGRGRELPGARHRSLIYGNNLTDVIITGNEGIIDGQGSIWWSKFRNKTLDYTRPHLVELMNSTGILISNLTFLNSPFWTIHPVYCSQVTVQNVTILAPLDSPNTDGIDPDSSDDVCIEDCYISTGDDLIAIKSGWDEYGIAFGRPSTNIIIHRLVGKTQVSAGIAIGSEMSGGVSNVHAQDIRFYDSYTAIRIKTSPGRGGYVRNIYVSNMTLANVDIAIRFTGLYGDHPDDGYNPNALPVIEKITIEDVKGDNIKKAGLIEGIEGDNFVDICLSNVILNVSSNYPWNCSNVRGYSDTVSPEACEPLKERIFPDHCSDCYHLSNHRQSSNDKTRAGQKFHLT
- the LOC131622689 gene encoding probable polygalacturonase isoform X2 → MRRLSSVTVLDVFLVLALLCCSSWKVWSNTLCKETNLDKVRPHSVSITEFGAVGDGITLNTKAFQNAIFYLNSFSDKGGAKLFVPAGRWLTGSFDLISHLTLWLDKDAIILGSTNSEDWPVVDPLPSYGRGRELPGARHRSLIYGNNLTDVIITGNEGIIDGQGSIWWSKFRNKTLDYTRPHLVELMNSTGILISNLTFLNSPFWTIHPVYCSQVTVQNVTILAPLDSPNTDGIDPDSSDDVCIEDCYISTGDDLIAIKSGWDEYGIAFGRPSTNIIIHRLVGKTQVSAGIAIGSEMSGGVSNVHAQDIRFYDSYTAIRIKTSPGRGGYVRNIYVSNMTLANVDIAIRFTGLYGDHPDDGYNPNALPVIEKITIEDVKGDNIKKAGLIEGIEGDNFVDICLSNVILNVSSNYPWNCSNVRGYSDTVSPEACEPLKERIFPDHCSDCYHLSNHRQSSNDKTRGGWFMSW